The genomic region ACTGCGACACCTTGGTGGCGCTGCGCGACGGTGAGATGATTGCCCGGGGTGAGGCGGGTGCCATCATGCAGCCTGAGGTGCTCAACCGGATTTACGGTATCCCCATGGGAATTTTGCCTCACCCTGACGGCAATACGCCGGTGAGTTTTGTTTACTGAAGGATGGGGACCTGATGCCTGATTACTTTCGCCGTCGTCTGCTGATGGCGCTGGCGCTCTCTCCGCTGCTCCCCGCTCTGCCGGGCCGGGCGGCACCTGCTGTGGATGTTCAGCGGATTGTCGCACTGGAGTGGCTGCCCGTTGAGCTACTGATGGCGCTGGGCGTTACGCCGATGGGTGTGGCGGATCTCTTTCAATACCGATTGTGGGTGGGGGAGCCCGCTTTACCACCGTCAACGGTGGAAATCGGCCTGCGCACAGAACCTAACCTGGAACTGTTGAGCCAGATGAAACCTTCATTGCTGCTCTGGTCTGCAGGCTATGGACCTTCGCCTGATAAGCTGCGGCGGATTGCACCGGGAATGGGGTTTGCGTTCAACGATGCCAGCGGTAAACCATTGACTCTGGCGCGCCAGTCCCTGATACAGCTCGCGGAGCGTATCGGTCGTGTGCCGCAGGCAAACCAGCACCTCGCCGATTTTGATGTGTTTATGGC from Erwinia tracheiphila harbors:
- the fhuD gene encoding Fe(3+)-hydroxamate ABC transporter substrate-binding protein FhuD encodes the protein MPDYFRRRLLMALALSPLLPALPGRAAPAVDVQRIVALEWLPVELLMALGVTPMGVADLFQYRLWVGEPALPPSTVEIGLRTEPNLELLSQMKPSLLLWSAGYGPSPDKLRRIAPGMGFAFNDASGKPLTLARQSLIQLAERIGRVPQANQHLADFDVFMAAAKQRFAARVQRPLLVMSILDPRHALVFGKGSLFLEVMKQLGIENAWQGETNSWGSAIVGLERLATLRGVDAVCFDHGDDTLVAQVMATPLWQAMPFVRENRLRCVPQVWFYGTTLSAMRFCRLIDGVLETA